A window of Pyrus communis chromosome 3, drPyrComm1.1, whole genome shotgun sequence genomic DNA:
TGAGTTGTCATCAGCAGACTCGAATACTTCAGTTTCCAATTTGCCACCAGCCTCGAAATTATTCAGGCATTTGATGTCTTGAAATGGAGATTCTGCAGAAGAAGTTTCTTCCATGTGTCTTCTCTTTAATAAGGTCTCAAAAATTTCATCAGCACAGTCGACTTGTTCTTTGGTATCGAAAGAACTGGAATTCGAATCTGACAGTTTGCCAATATTTACAGTATCTACATACAGCGTCTTCTCAACGATAGGGCTCTCAGAGCGTGGCCCTTGTATATTTCGTTGATGGCTTGTTACTTCCTGAAAGCTGTGACCACCTTTTTTATGCAAATTGGACTTACTATTGGCTTTGGTACTCTCTTCTCTGGGAACGCCAAGAAATCCTACTCCTGGAAATGGAGACTTAGGTGCTTCATTTCGATAGGGGGATATGCAACCACTTCGTGAATGCCTGAAGGGAGATGACCTACCTTTGTTTAGATCACCGGAATGTGTATGGCGACTAGACTCACTTACCTGCTTGTACTCTAACTTCTGCAGTTCAGCTGAATGGACTCCAAGAGGTGCTTCATTTCGGTAAGGGGATATGCAAGTGCCACGTGAATGCCTGAAGGGAGATGACCTACCCTTATTTAGATCACCAGAATGTGCAAAGCGACTGGATTCACAAGCCTGCTTATACTCAAACTTCTGCATTTCAGCTGAATGGAACCCACGAGGTGCTTCATTTGGATAGGGGGTTATGTAAGTGCTTCGTGAATGTCTCAAGGGAGATAACCTACCTTTGTTTAGATCACCGGAATGTGTAAGAAGACTGGATCCACAAGCCTGCTTGTACTCAATTTTCTGCAGTTCAGCTGAATGGACTCCATGAGGGGCATCATTTCGATAAGGGGATATGCAAGCACTTCGTAAATGCCTCAAGGGAGATAGTGTACCTTTCTTGAGATCACCAGAGTGTGTAAAGTGACTGGATTCACGGGCCTGCTTATACTCAAACTTCGGCAGTTCAGCTGATTTGACTCCACAAGGTGCTCCATTTCGGTAGGGGGATATGCAAGCACTTCGTGAATGCCTCAAGGGAGATAACCTACCTTTTGTTGGATCACCAGCGAGTGTAAAGCGACTGGATTCACCAGCCTGATTATAGTCAAACTTCTGAAATTCTGCTGATTTGACTCCACAAGGTGCTCTATTCCGGTAAGGGGATATACAAGCACTTCGTGAATTCCCGAAGGGAGATGACCTACCTTTCTTTAGATCACCAGAATGAGTAAAGCGTTTGGACTCACCAGCCTTCTTATTCTCCAACTTCAGCAATTCACCTGATTGGACTCCACAGTTTGATTTGCGCTTATAAGCAGCATCCCAAGCATGCTAGTTAAAATCATACGAAAATGTCAGAATTTATATGATTTTGTtatcagaaaataaataaacgaaACTAGAGATGTGATAGTTTCTAAAACAACCTTGTTGAGTTGTTGGCTGT
This region includes:
- the LOC137730023 gene encoding uncharacterized protein isoform X1: MEERKLNLNAPFLSVRRIATTPVIADGEKEKIMQRPDGRHTLPSYKSDFRLEQVTEPVAVPFHWEHIPGKAKEDNEAELQPTEEASVTPRLPRGKLIDVTKHNSERDYGDQNEARSPHFKAYSLKENVKELKCSKDVTNERMALELQNEDDVYSDALETISPTKSFSLNCSASCLSQSESADVKPSRPSAIDPQARDFMMNRFLPAAKAMSLETPHAAKKQHTAAPEPPRRITRVIRHEDTRPLPKEQVSQMELQHGQYEEEKESEGEDDDYDPSGSVSAKGCGLFPRLCLRNSLCLLGPIPGMKVKTRGLMSSSSKVARPEKSTYGRSHSQQLNKHAWDAAYKRKSNCGVQSGELLKLENKKAGESKRFTHSGDLKKGRSSPFGNSRSACISPYRNRAPCGVKSAEFQKFDYNQAGESSRFTLAGDPTKGRLSPLRHSRSACISPYRNGAPCGVKSAELPKFEYKQARESSHFTHSGDLKKGTLSPLRHLRSACISPYRNDAPHGVHSAELQKIEYKQACGSSLLTHSGDLNKGRLSPLRHSRSTYITPYPNEAPRGFHSAEMQKFEYKQACESSRFAHSGDLNKGRSSPFRHSRGTCISPYRNEAPLGVHSAELQKLEYKQVSESSRHTHSGDLNKGRSSPFRHSRSGCISPYRNEAPKSPFPGVGFLGVPREESTKANSKSNLHKKGGHSFQEVTSHQRNIQGPRSESPIVEKTLYVDTVNIGKLSDSNSSSFDTKEQVDCADEIFETLLKRRHMEETSSAESPFQDIKCLNNFEAGGKLETEVFESADDNSSSLCDISHFKGQIVAMKDSLLGIGQEIEASNYSNSDTNGKLDRKSGQIITIQSPLPPPLPRSPSESWLWSTLSSISSRNSFSHAHTKRLESETSSMSTKWETIVKTSNSRNDHVRYSEELITHFSQQS